In Scomber japonicus isolate fScoJap1 chromosome 21, fScoJap1.pri, whole genome shotgun sequence, one DNA window encodes the following:
- the vopp1b gene encoding vesicular, overexpressed in cancer, prosurvival protein 1: MTKNAISEYSVVYSVLIITLMCLLLLQCVEAKKYCWYFEGGYPIYFICRSYEDCCGTRCCVRALSIQRLWYFWVLLMMGVLFCCGAGFFIRRRMYPSPLRDEPAFNVSFTRHPVTTPVSQQPGSMQGFGVNGMTGGDPAVTMTHPMYPAQPGSAHMMMSSYPPPPSYCNHPPPSYEQIFQNSDKK; the protein is encoded by the exons atgactaaAAATGCTATCAGTGAGTATAGTGTTGTGTATAGTGTTTTAATAATTACCTTGAtgtgtcttcttcttttacAGTGTGTAGAAGCCAAAAAGTATTGCTGGTATTTTGAGGGTGGATACCCCATCTACTTCAT ATGTCGCTCATATGAGGACTGCTGTGGGACTCGCTGCTGTGTCAGAGCCCTGTCCATCCAGAGACTATGGTACTTCTG GGTGCTGCTGATGATGGGAGTGTTGTTCTGCTGCGGTGCCGGCTTCTTCATCCGCAGGAGGATGTACCCGTCCCCGCTGAGAGACGAGCCAGCCTTCAACGTCTCCTTCACCAGGCACCCTGTCACCACACCAG TGTCCCAGCAGCCAGGAAGCATGCAAGGCTTTGGTGTCAACGGAATGACCGGTGGCGACCCGGCCGTTACCATGACGCACCCCATGTACCCCGCACAACCCGGCTCCGCACATATGATGATGAGCTCCTATCCTCCACCTCCGTCCTACTGCAACCACCCGCCACCCTCCTACgaacaaatatttcaaaacagCGACAAGAAGTAA